Below is a genomic region from Pleuronectes platessa chromosome 2, fPlePla1.1, whole genome shotgun sequence.
aatgtattagctAACGATTCTCGTACACTCGTCATCGAGGGCAAAGCTAAAAGACTAATACTGTGAAGCTTTTACGTAATTCATCTGTTAAGTGGGACACGTCGTCCTGAGAAATTTGGTGAATAAAAGACGCAGCAACCACAGTGTATAGTAGATAGTGATTGAAAGCTTTACTAAGTCATGTACAGTATTTGCATGTGTAGCATGTCGAACATTCACACAGATCATGGACTCATGAGCTGGACTGTCTCCGTGGAACAGGATTTGATTGTCGTGCTTTGATTGTGCCTGTAGGTCGATAAAAATGCAGAGTTGGCCGCCAAATGGAAATACTGTGCCTTGAGCCAGGAGAGACTCAGACGTCCCATCGTTTCCTGTGACCTGGGAAGGTGAGGGTTGACTTCATGTCCATCGTCACTCAGGCTTAATCATCGGCCTTGTTGCAACTGTAAAGTCGAACTGGCTCCACGATGAAACTCACAATGCACTAAACGTTTGTTTCAGGCTCTTTAACAAAGATGCCATCATTGAATATCTTCTGGATAAAACTGCAGAGAGACCCAACACTGAGACTGTTACACACATCCGTGGGATAAAGGTACTGCACAACGATGTCTCCGAAATCTTCTGCAAAGTTTCTGATGTGGATTGGGGTTTATGCCCATTTCTCCTAGATTTCCTGCGTGGTTTCGTGCTTTATTACATGTTCATTCTTCCTCTCCATTTCCAGGACATAAAAGAGCTGAGCTTGACCGATAACCCTGAGTGGGAGGGAGAAAGACGAAATGCTAAAGGAGACCGTTATGAGGACATCAACTGTGGCTTGTTTATTTGCCCTGTTGTTGGGTTGGAGATGAATGGCAAGCACAGGTAAACAACATCAAGTAGAGGAACCCAAGAATACTCATACATCACAAACGAGAAATAATTTAAAGGAAGGCTTTCCATTCAATTGTATGCAGCTGTAGACCCATTTGCTTCCTGGCTCAGGGACATTTGATAACAATATTCCATTAGTTTCAGGACATCtctatttgtatgttttctacAGGCCCCTCTGTGTCTTACATGAGCTGTGTTATGATTTATTTGCTTGTAGGACATTCAGTATTAAGTTAAAATAAGCCCTATATTGTTATGTCACCAGTATCTACTCTAAAACACAGAAGAGCTCAGTTATAATTTGTGTTCACTTTGTAGAGGTCAtagccaaagagagagagactgggaaAGTTCAAGAAAGaagcatttcttttttaatattattttattcattataataatcagtatatattttcttttgcagGTTTTGTTACCTGCAAACATGTGGCTGTGTCTTCTCAGAGCGGGCCCTGAAGGAGGTCAAGACAGAAATCTGCCATAAGGTGAGCATTATTTCATCCTGTCTTTCCCTGTGGCTCCTGTTTAACCATTCCCAGAATATGGCTACATATGGTTGCTTCCTGTACAATGGACAATACTTGAGAGAGAGatatatacagttgcaatcagaaatattcaaccccctcacctcaatagacattatagtgatgtggatgacagataatgaaagtaaatgacaaaaaaaactcatcaaacaacaaaagataattaTTGATGCGtagtttagttattttgacaacagaagttgactttgaagttcaaatgaaaaatgtaaccctttcaacacatgtgcatgtgcagtattattcaaccccccagcttcaatactttgtggcgcatcctttagcttttataacttctaaaaaacgttttcggtaagtgcggacaagcttcttacacctctcgattggaatcgttgcccatttttcaagtacaaaagcctctagatcagtgatgtttgatggcttccgtggtgcaactgccttctttaaatcccaccaaaaattgcaatcaaatttgaatctggtgactgtgaatgccactccaggacgttccaggatctttttctcaaccaagctttggtggacttggaggttttgctttggatcattgtcttgctggaaagtccaatgatcaccaaggtttaatttgtcaactgaaggcatcacattcctctttccaatggcctggtatttctgtgaatccatgatgccatgtacacaataaagattgctagttcctgccgcagaaaacccgcccaacatcatctttgaccaacctccatgctggactgtggggatggtactcttctggtcctaagcctggcctttcacatgCCAGACATGCCGCTGGTCCATatgtccaaacagttccagtttggtttcatcagtccatagaactgtcacccaaaactcagtagtcttaccCAAATTCCttctggcatattctagtcgacttttgatgttccttgtggtcaagagatgagtgtgtcttgaagccggccatgaagtcctttttaattcagtgcacgtcttatagttgccactgaagcacttgtaccagccttcatcaggtcatcctgtaggtgtcttgcagtcacacaggggtttatctgagttgttctgactaagttgctgagggtccttgatgaaatgttgggctttcttccacggccaggcaggtttgaagctgctccatcagttctaaacttccttataatgttctcaattgtgtctcttggaatatatatttttggggaaattttcttctacccaaggcctttcaggtgtgatgaaataatctcctctgtcagcttttgtggaagctcctttgtctttcccgtgattgcaactcaccttgaataccttcatggttggggtttatatatgcatcacagctgaagcaaatgaaggatcagtatagagttcccaaaggcttaataatgtttcaactcaactttaggacaaaaaaactgtcagacagctttaaaaacaacaatattatataggggttgaataattgtgacatggctatcttaacaaatatactgctacacacaaatactacatcatgcattttccgtgttgattttctgtatcactcaactcataaagaagtcatccgaagcagaatcttgctcaaagagcaagattctgtcaactttaattgataaatccttaaaatctttggggggttgaatatttctgattgcaactgtatatatatatatacatttaaataaaatcgtACACTGCTGACAAAGCGTACTTTTACCGAGCACCGAACAGAGTGCGAcagggtgaggccctattgaaattgtaaggattattattatttagggcccgagcactgaacactaggaggccctattgaaattgtaaggattttcttattcttattcttattcttattattatttgccGCTTTGGACTTTTTTAGGGCCTATATATGCTCAAATTCCGACCAAAGTTTGCAGGAAGTACGAAGCCTAAAAAAGTcattgtattctggagtaatttgaaatgggcgtggcaaaatggctcttcaGCGTCACCTAGGGAAAGCCCCCTCAGTTGGCTTTCACCGATTCTAACGAAAATGAAGAAAgtggtgtatcatgaccagatgcacaaaaatgtctctcagtgcattatgaaaaacaccaCAGGAAGCCCATTGCAATTTGcatcctatcaccaccaaacttctgtctcatgatcataGTCCAAGCCGGAACagctgtgtcaatatttcctcagggtcatagcaccacctgctgatcagtgtgaaaatgaagttgttgtCCTAGAAATTGtagtttttagttttaacatgtatttacaacaatatttaattatatttattttttctttgacatCTGTAAAGCAGGTCGTATTTTTCAATCACTATATTGTTTGTTGAAAGCTTCCTGATACATTAGAGTTTGCTTTGGACGGTCTTCACCTTAATGTCTAATTCAAACTTCAACCTGCAACATGCACGTACCTCTTATATTGATGTCTTCCATAAAAACACTGGTTTCACACTTGTAATGAGGGTTGCTGTGTGTGAGCTGCACACCCCTTTCTTGTGTTGAGGAGCTACATCTTCACATGCAGCTTCCCAGCTGTTGGGATGACATTGCCTTTTCTGTCGTGTCACTTGTGTGAAACATTTCTGTCACCTCAGCCGCAGCCTTTGAGGTGATTGGCTTGTTCTGTTCAAAATTCAACACCCACAAAAGTGAACACTGGGCCTCATTCACCAATATCTTCCTTAAAATTTCTGTTAAATTCTTTTTGAGGAAGATTTAGGTCTCAGCACAGATATAAACTTGATTTTCAGAATTAACAGGTGTAATGGAAACTGTCACTGATCAGTGTCTAACTACTGTGATGCAAAACTCCTCGTGTGGACCCTGACATCTGGAATCGTTTCCTCTATTCGTAGAAGTAGATGTTTATCTGTTTCTAAGATAAAATTTATCACAAACAACGTTTTTTGACTTTGGGGAGTTCCGCTTTGAGCAACCTCGCTGAATGTGTaaccctctgcagagcttaGTATTAACAACTCAAAGACAACTCCATTCTTAGAAACTCTTTATTTCACATCTCGAGATAAATTCTGACCACACAGGTTACACTTGTAAGGAACATTATTACTAAAAGCTGCCACAGTCAAACTATGTCTATAGTCAACCACTATGTGACAGTGAGACAATTTTGAATAATGGCAGTGTAAAGGATGTAGAGTCGCCCTAGTTCAATCTGTTGAAGTGAAGTATATCAGCAAGGAACAGATTCTGAAACCTCAGTGCTCCTGGTCGGAAACTGTCTGAAAATTTAAGAAATACAACTGACCTTAATTTTTAGGAAAACTATTTAAATTACCTTATGAATTGAGTTTCTTTGTATAGTATTTTGGAACGAAACAACTCAGGAATATAACCTCTACAATCACTCTGACTTAAGTTGCACACATTAAAGTGAACATTAGTATGAagcaaagagaggaaaagagtaCAGAGCTTATTCCTGGATTCgtctttatttctttacacCAACTCCTTAATTCATTAAATAAGGATTTGACAGACATACGTTTTTCAAACTGGACAACATACTGACAAATATTGAATTGAACAGCATTGCATATTtgatgaaattaaacaatattaaGTCCATATACAGTGGTTTATTCAATACTTTGTGCCTTCTAGTTGTCCCAAATGGTAATAGTTTTTGACTTGAATGTTTCTTATAAGGAGTCATACACTTGCTCTGAATGCATTACGGTACAGCAAAGAGATTTTAATTCtccaatatatataaattatccCCTCgttacaaaaataatatataggCAAATATATCAGTGAACCGTAGTCATGCTACAGACGTAGGACATGTACAGTGCATCATCCCTTGCTTCTCAGCGCAGTGTTTTCCTGCTCACACCTTTTGGAATTGCAAATCATCTGGACTGTCTTTTGCTGCGGATGTCATCAGCGATGTCATGCTCGAGCACTGCTGTTAaagtagctgctgctgcttgagtTGCTTCGTGTGGCCAGCAGCCATGATGGCTCTATGGGAACAGTTGACTGGCTGAGCACCTTGTTTCTGTGCCACTGCTCCAGACAGTCCAGCACCTCAGGAAAGGTGTCTCTCTCAAATTTATTGGCAAACATGCTGTTCCTTTCAATGATCCAAGGCAGGTCCTCTATTCCATAGATACAGATGTCTCGTACATAGTGCCCTGGAAAATAACGTCAATATTCTATTAGTGGTTACAGTCTTTTGGACCCCGTTGTGTGTAGTTCATTGTTACATATAAATAATATCTTCTACCATGAGAAGGTCATATAAAGCACAGACTAAACCTATTTGAGGGGACTGCATATCAAATTAATCCTCCTATCAGCTATTCTGTTTAGTAAATATTGGGTTGCCTTAGCCAGTAAATGGTCCTATAATCCTGTTTGCAGACAAAAGGCCATATATAGGACCAAAAATGTCTTGGCAGTAAATGGTTGTTTGCAAATTAAGTAagataatttaatattattttcatagcACCAGGAATGAAGCAAGGCAATAGCTAAGCCTTGCTGTACAGTTATTAATCATGAATAAGTACCTCTATAAATAGACATGCCCTGCAGTACTGTACCTTTGCAGCCATTATGTGTACTCCCTTCTTGATCCTTCCACTTGATTGCCCGGATGTCTCCTTCCCATTCTCCATTTATGTGGCTGCCTGGAGCTTCTTTAAACACATAATCAGATCATACAAACCATTGTTATACAAGATAATTGAATTCTTGGGGTTTACGTAGCCCTCTTTGTGAGTGGTACATAGACAGCGTGGGAGAATGAACAGGATGCTTCACATAGAAAAGGGAACTTGCTGGAGAGTTTCCCTCAAGAGATTTTGCATAGATAAAATATTAGATAAaattcttttttagttttacagTATATAAGCCTTGttaccatcccccccccccctaaactGCATGAGTCACTTGTTTGACAAAGCAATATCAGTATTGATAGTTTCAACTCTGAGGTGACATTTCAACTCAAGAATACATTTTAGGCCGGTTCCCTAATCAAGGCCAATTGTAGTATTAGTATATGTTTGTCCATTGGTGTAGgaggacattttatttcactaaaAATGTGATCTCTTGGGACTCAAGCATTACACAAGTGTGAGAAATGACAGCAACCTACAGTTTGCAACAATTACAATTGTGGAAATTTAACTGAATGTCCTTGAAATCTGTAAAAGAAAATGGTAATGACTGCTCACTGGAATCCAGAACTCTTATGGGAATATTAACAGTTGGCTGCATTGAGATAGTCAGCCGGTGGTGCTAATTCTCCAGTCGGGTGCCATTAAATCATCGCTGAAGGGCACAACAAGTCAAGcctcaaatcaataaaaagtgTTGTTTCCTTCATGTATTACAAACAGAGAACAGAGAGTTCAAGTGAATGTCCTAGTAGAGCTAGATCTAGCACACTCTCATCCTTCACTGGGCCCCTCAGGGCTGCATCCTTTCCCCACTTTTATTCTTCTTGAACACTAATGACTAATGACAGACCAATTATCGGCTTAATGGCATAAGACTGGTCTGTTCTTACGTTCGATTCTGTAATAGTCAGCTTATTACACAGTGAAGAGCAGAGTCATGGTTCAGTGGTAGAtgaatttgtctgtttaatGAACAGTCTTTCCTACCACTGATTTTGTCTGAAGACCAAAGAGAAGTTCTGGACTGTCATAAGAGAGTTTCTTCTTTTGCTCTGACCATTATTAAAGGGAACCGGGGACAGAGGCCCAGTCGTACAAATACAAGTCTGCTTCCGACCTTGGATTGTAGGAACATTATCAAATGGTAGTGAAACAACCTTttaccaatcagagcaacgaaATGTGTGACATACATCAGAGAAGAATAAGAGAAAAGTATATAGAGAAACAATATCTTGCGGTATGTGTAATACTGCTTCGATAGCTGATAGAATCTTTCAGATAAATGGCTGTGATTGGCCCATCCAGCTTCAGGACATATGGAATTCGGTCTAAATGAGGAGGGAGTAGACCTTTCTGTGAGAAGGAATAAATGTGAGCTTGCTGACTGACCACTTGTATCCAGAGGACATCTTATCGGCCTCTCAGCAGTGTTTTGGTATAGGGTTGCAAAGGATACATGAGGTAAATTATTGCATCAGCTTTTAGCTTTTAACAAATATGTTTTGGCCTTTGATTAGCTGAGGATGTGATTCCGTGCCTCCACTCCTTTACTTTTCCTTATTGAAATTCTCTTGTTATACAAATCTGAGTGAAAATTTGACAACCATGATTTGGGCCTTAACCTGTATTACTAATGCTTCTTTGTGTAGGTATGTAAATACGTACTCTGGGACAATGAAGTCTTACTTTACTCTACTATACCAACAGTCAAATGTGCAGTTTGACCTTTGATTGTATTGTGTTTCAGCTCCAGAGTGTTTACCGATTATAATCAGACAAGTTaataattaatagctttatactGGTATTTTTTGGGCAAAAAAGTAATGTTAGCAGCAGTGGGAGCGTGTTTGTGTAACAATTCAAAACAAAGTCTACCTGTGATGTGGTTGAGTGTCACCCAGTAGTGCTCATCTGGGCTGAACGTGTCATTGGACCACTCCAAGAGATCCTGTGCTATTGGGCTTGTTAGAACAAAATCGACAAAGGGCCTTGTGAGAGCATAGTATGCAGTTCCAAAGTAAACTTGCAGATTGTGTGGAGGAGGACTTTTCTTCAGTCCCATCCTTTTCGGAACAACATGTAAGCCTGTGATCTCAATGTGTTCGACCTCTGTCCTGTGCCTCATATGCACCGGCTGCTTCACCCCAGGCGTCATGTTTCTGTCCCTCCACTCTTTGCTCTGCATGTACTGCACAAGTTCCAGGTTGCTTTTGCCAGGGAAATCCTGTCCACACAGATTCACCACCTTCTTCCAGCCTATCTTGGACTGGGCAAGATCCCTCATGCAGTTCACATCTGCTTGAAGACGGGAAAACCCAGCGTAGGTCACCGTCTCGCTGCGGCTGGAGAGGAAAGTGTTTTGAAAGCAGCTGACTAGCTTCCGTATAGCCTCCTGGTACTCCCATGGAGCCTTAGCATCCACGTGAATACAGTAGACATTCTGTGGCATGTAAATGGCCCGCAGCAGGCGCACAAAAAGCTCCAGTTCTTTGTgaactgtcaaaataaatgctAAAGGGTAGTCTTCCTCCTCACGGCTCAGAGGTCTTGTGATGAAGTGCAGCTCTCTGGCCAAATTGGAACACTGCAGGTGACTATTCAGGATATAGCTTTCCACCTGCAGACaagaataatacaatacatCTTTATTAAAACTTAATTTGAATCATATAACTTTTAAAGGGTCTCTACTGGTATTTGTCAGtatgcttctttttctttcctgagTTTGCTTCCCTGCCCCTTAATGTCTATTTCAGAAAAGATAGACAACTTGAAaatcctcctgccgagaaattagagagagagagaactcactgactgactcactgactgactgactggtttaAAAGAGAGCAAGACAGACTTGAGTTAGGCAgcactatcactgcatacacactcatagatctcttcaaGTTAGGGGTCTGATGAAGTCTATGAAATTTGAGACCGATTGATCGCTTCATCTTCACACTGACCAGTAGATGGCGCTATCACTagcactgcatacacactcggATCTCTTCAAGTTAGGGGTCTGATGAAGTCTATGAAATTTTAGACCGATTGATCGCTACATCTTCACACTGACCAGTAgatggcgctatcactatcactgcatacacactcagaTCTCTTCAAGTTAGGGCTCTGCAGTCCATGAAATTTGGGACCGATTGATCACTTCATCTTCAGCCTGACCAGTAgatggcgctatcactatcaatacatacacactaatagatgTGTTCAGGATTGGGCTCTGATGTAGTCTATGAAATGTGGGACCAATTGCTCACTTCATCTTCACACTGACCAGTAGGAGCAAATCACATTATCGTTCAAAATCATAGAAGGTTGTATATTTATAGAGTtcaaaa
It encodes:
- the gcnt7 gene encoding beta-1,3-galactosyl-O-glycosyl-glycoprotein beta-1,6-N-acetylglucosaminyltransferase 7; the protein is MWQLEGAKCSFLLCLGMSIIICSVIYLRVSIPTAPKPSEPSSCRPFCTECEALLSGTEIGDEWLRRDCQVESYILNSHLQCSNLARELHFITRPLSREEEDYPLAFILTVHKELELFVRLLRAIYMPQNVYCIHVDAKAPWEYQEAIRKLVSCFQNTFLSSRSETVTYAGFSRLQADVNCMRDLAQSKIGWKKVVNLCGQDFPGKSNLELVQYMQSKEWRDRNMTPGVKQPVHMRHRTEVEHIEITGLHVVPKRMGLKKSPPPHNLQVYFGTAYYALTRPFVDFVLTSPIAQDLLEWSNDTFSPDEHYWVTLNHITEAPGSHINGEWEGDIRAIKWKDQEGSTHNGCKGHYVRDICIYGIEDLPWIIERNSMFANKFERDTFPEVLDCLEQWHRNKVLSQSTVPIEPSWLLATRSNSSSSSYFNSSARA